In Xyrauchen texanus isolate HMW12.3.18 chromosome 13, RBS_HiC_50CHRs, whole genome shotgun sequence, a single genomic region encodes these proteins:
- the LOC127654249 gene encoding uncharacterized protein C7orf57-like: protein MAAETNYRRTKPGVRSTDIASTNGAVGPTSQIPGLSPSADITPEERTKGRRVGVQSSDSDYIKLAKQGGQKGLLWHDDPVETKSSSYKPPNWFSDAPDDQESGDKATTPEGFGKCQSKGAAQPLEPPFGTESCPVWERESDDSKKIIHATSELQKISLSQKEIDEVNKFKKTSHVKKKETPVNMSKLLSFGYVEETKTSPNDDDNDAASSITSEQTCTIEPEDDVE from the exons ATGGCTGCCGAGACCAACTATCGCCGGACAAAACCGG GTGTTAGGTCCACTGACATTGCCAGTACAAACGGAGCTGTTGGACCCACGTCACAGATTCCGGGTTTGTCTCCAAGTGCTGATATTACACCTGAAGAGAGAACTAAAGGGCGGCGTGTAGGAGTTCAGTCCTCTGACTCAGACTACATTAAACTTGCAAAACAAGGCGGACAGAAGG GTTTGCTGTGGCACGATGACCCTGTTGAAACAAAATCCAGTTCCTACAAACCTCCTAATTGGTTCTCTGATGCACCAGATGATCAAGAGAG CGGAGATAAAGCAACTACCCCTGAAGGATTCGGCAAGTGTCAGTCTAAAGGGGCCGCACAACCGCTGGAGCCCCCATTTGGAACTGAAAGCTGTCCAGTTTGGGAGAGGGAGTCTGACGATAGCAAG AAGATCATCCATGCTACATCAGAGCTGCAGAAAATTTCCCTAAGCCAAAAAGAAATTGACGAGGTCAACAAGTTTAAAAAGAC GTCCCATgtgaagaagaaagaaactccAGTCAACATGTCCAAACTGTTAAGCTTTGGTTATGTTGAGGAAACTAAGACATCTCccaatgatgatgataatgatgctgCTTCAA GCATTACCTCTGAGCAGACCTGCACCATTGAACCAGAGGATGACGTGGAATAG